CGGCACCCTGAACACCTTCCTGGGCGACGCGGGCAACGGCCACGGCGCCCAGCAGGGCACCCCCTTCGTCATAGGGGTCGCCGGCTCCGTCGCCGTCGGCAAGTCCACCGTGGCCCGCCTCCTCCAGGCCCTCCTCGCCCGCTGGCCCGAGCACCCCCGCGTGGAGCTGGTCACCACCGACGGCTTCCTGTACCCGATGAAGGAGCTCCAGCGCCGCGGGCTCACCTCCCGCAAGGGCTTCCCCGAGTCCTACGACCGCCGCGCCCTGACCCGCTTCGTCGCCGACATCAAGGCCGGCAAGGACGAGGTCCGGGCCCCGGTCTACTCGCACCTGATCTACGACATCGTGCCGGGCGAGGAGCTGGTCGTGCGCCGCCCGGACATCCTCATCGTCGAGGGCCTCAACGTCCTCCAGCCGGCCCTGCCCGGCAAGGACGGCCGCACCCGGGTGGGCCTCGCCGACTACTTCGACTTCAGCGTGTACGTGGACGCCCGCCCGGAGGACATCGAGCGCTGGTACCTGGGACGCTTCCGCAAGCTGCGCGAGACGGCCTTCCAGAACCCCTTCTCGTACTTCCGCAAGTACACCCAGGTCTCCGAGGAGGAGGCCCTGGAGTACGCGCAGACGATGTGGCGGACGATCAACCGGCCCAACCTGCTGGAGAACGTCGCCCCCACCCGCGGCCGCGCCACCCTGGTGGTCCGCAAGGGCCCCGACCACAAGGTGCAGAAACTCAGCCTGCGCAAACTCTGACCGCGGGACCGCTCTACGGCCGTGGGGCCGTGCGGGCCGTGGACCGCCTAGGGTGCGGGCATGCTGCATCTGCGGATGATCACCCCGCCCGATCTCACCGAGACGGTGGTCTCGCTCGTCCGCGGGACGGTCGGGACCACCCATCTGGTCGTGTTCACCGGCGCCGCCCGCGACCCGGCCGGGGACGTGGTGCTCTGCGACGTGGCCCGCGAGGCCGCGGACGAGCTGCTCGTCGAGCTGAGGCGGGTACGCCTGGACGAGCTCGGCTCGATCGCGGTCGACGACATCGACCTCTCCCTCTCCCGACGGGCCGACCGGGCCGAGGAGGAGGCGCCGGGCGAGGCCGCGGACGCCGTGATCTGGGAGCAGCTGACCGAGGCGACCCACGAGGAGTCGACCCTCTCGATCACCTACCTGGCGTTCCTGTCGATCGCCACCATGATCGCGGCCTGCGGGGTGGTCCTCGACAACGCCGTCCTGATCGTCGGCGCGATGGCCGTCGGCCCGGAGTTCGGCCCGCTCGCCGGGGTCTGCGCCGCCCTGGTCCGGCGCGCGCCGCGACTCGCGGGCCGCTGCCTGACCGCCCTCCTGGTGGGCTTCGCGGTGGCGATGCTGGCCACCACGGCGTTCAGCCTGGTGATGGACGCCCTCGGCCAGTTCCGGCCCGAGATGCTCGACACCCCGCGCCCGAACACCAGCTTCATCTGGCAGCCGGACTCGTTCTCCTTCGTCGTGGCCCTGCTGGCCGGCGTGGCCGGGGTGCTCTCGCTGACCTCGGCCAAGTCGGGGGCCCTGGTCGGCGTGGCCATCTCGGTGACCACCGTCCCGGCCGCCGCCAACGCCGCCGTCGCCCTCGGCTACGGGGAGTACGCCCAGATGTGGGGCTCGGTCGAGCAGCTGCTGCTGAACCTCGCCGGGATCATGGTCTCGGGCACCCTCACCCTCCTGGCCCAGAAACTGCTGTGGCGCACCCAGCAGAACCGGATGGTCCGCGAGCCGGGCGCGCCACGTGCGGCGGGGAAGGGCTAGGTCGTCTCTTTCGGATCTTGTCGGCCGAGCCCGAAGAGACGGCCTGGGGCCGGGCGGCCTAGCCCAGGGCCGACTTCACGACGTCGGCCAGCCGGCCGGCCACGGCACGGGCCTGCTCGATGTCGGCGGCCTCCACCATGACCCGTACCAGCGGCTCGGTGCCGGACGGGCGCAGCAGCACGCGGCCGGTGGAGCCGAGCTCGCGCTCCGCGTCCACGACGGCCGCGGCGAGGTCGCCGGAGGTCGTCACCCGGGACTTGTCCACGTCGGGCACGTTGATCAGCACCTGCGGCAGCCGCTGCATGACCCCCGCCAGCTCGGCCAGCGGGCGGCCGGTGGCCACCACGCGCGCGGCCAGCAGCAGGCCGGTCAGGGTGCCGTCGCCGGTCGTCGCGTGGTCGAGGATGATCACGTGGCCGGACTGCTCGCCGCCCAGCGCGTAGCCGTGCTGCTTCATCGACTCCAGGACGTAGCGGTCGCCGACGCCGGTCTGGACGACGTGGATGCCCTCGGCCTCCATCGCCAGCTTGAAGCCGAGGTTCGACATCACGGTGCCGACGACGGTGTTCTCGCGCAGCTGCCCGGCCTCGCGCATGGCCAGGGCCAGGACGGCGAGGATCTGGTCGCCGTCGACCTCCTCGCCGGCTCCGTCCACGGCCAGGCAGCGGTCGGCGTCGCCGTCGTGCGCGATGCCGAAGTCGGCGCCGTGTTCGATCACGGCCGCCTTGAGCAGGCCCAGGTGGGTGGAGCCGCAGCCCTCGTTGATGTTGAGGCCGTCCGGCTCGGCGCCGATCGTGACGACCTCGGCACCCGCCCGGGCGAAGGCCTCGGGCGACACGAACGCGGCCGCGCCGTGCGCCTCGTCCAGGACGATCTTCAGGCCGTCGAGACGGTTCGGGAGGACCCCGATGAGGTGGGCGACGTACTTGTCGAAGCCCTCGGTGTAGTCGGAGATCCGGCCGACGCCCGAGCCGGTGGGCCGGTCCCAGGGAGCACCGGTGCGGTGCTCCTCGTAGACCGACTCGATCCGGTCCTCCAGCTCGTCGGCGAGCTTGTGGCCGCCGCGCGCGAAGAACTTGATCCCGTTGTCGGGCATCGCGTTGTGGCTGGCGGAGAGCATCACGCCGAGGTCGGCACCCAGCGCACCGGTGAGATACGCCACCGCCGGGGTGGGCAGCACACCGACGCGCAGGACGTCCACGCCCGCGCTCGCCAGGCCGGCCACGACGGCGGCCTCCAGGAATTCGCCGGAGGCCCGGGGGTCACGGCCGACCACGGCAGTGGCCCGGTGGCCCGCGAAGGTACCCGCCTCGGCCAGTACGTGGGCTGCCGCCACGGAGAGACCGAGCGCCAGCTCAGCCGTCAGATCCGCGTTGGCGACGCCGCGTACACCGTCCGTCCCGAAGAGTCGTCCCACTGTTGTCCTCCCGAGTTTCTGCTTCGCTTTGTGACCGCTTGTGCCAGGTATTGCCGCTTGTGGCGGTAAACGAACCGCCCCGGCAGCACAGAAAGTGCTGCCGGGGCGGTTTCGTTGCAGAACAGCAGGCGCAGATTAACGCTTGCTGTACTGCGGAGCCTTACGGGCCTTCTTGAGACCGGCCTTCTTGCGCTCGACCGCACGGTCGTCGCGGGAGAGGAAGCCGGCCTTCTTCAGCGCCGGGCGGTTGTTGTCCACGTCCGCCTCGTTCAGCGCACGGGCCACGCCGAGGCGCAGGGCGCCGGCCTGGCCGGAGACGCCGCCACCCGAGATGCGGGCGA
Above is a window of Streptomyces subrutilus DNA encoding:
- a CDS encoding DUF389 domain-containing protein; protein product: MLHLRMITPPDLTETVVSLVRGTVGTTHLVVFTGAARDPAGDVVLCDVAREAADELLVELRRVRLDELGSIAVDDIDLSLSRRADRAEEEAPGEAADAVIWEQLTEATHEESTLSITYLAFLSIATMIAACGVVLDNAVLIVGAMAVGPEFGPLAGVCAALVRRAPRLAGRCLTALLVGFAVAMLATTAFSLVMDALGQFRPEMLDTPRPNTSFIWQPDSFSFVVALLAGVAGVLSLTSAKSGALVGVAISVTTVPAAANAAVALGYGEYAQMWGSVEQLLLNLAGIMVSGTLTLLAQKLLWRTQQNRMVREPGAPRAAGKG
- the glmM gene encoding phosphoglucosamine mutase encodes the protein MGRLFGTDGVRGVANADLTAELALGLSVAAAHVLAEAGTFAGHRATAVVGRDPRASGEFLEAAVVAGLASAGVDVLRVGVLPTPAVAYLTGALGADLGVMLSASHNAMPDNGIKFFARGGHKLADELEDRIESVYEEHRTGAPWDRPTGSGVGRISDYTEGFDKYVAHLIGVLPNRLDGLKIVLDEAHGAAAFVSPEAFARAGAEVVTIGAEPDGLNINEGCGSTHLGLLKAAVIEHGADFGIAHDGDADRCLAVDGAGEEVDGDQILAVLALAMREAGQLRENTVVGTVMSNLGFKLAMEAEGIHVVQTGVGDRYVLESMKQHGYALGGEQSGHVIILDHATTGDGTLTGLLLAARVVATGRPLAELAGVMQRLPQVLINVPDVDKSRVTTSGDLAAAVVDAERELGSTGRVLLRPSGTEPLVRVMVEAADIEQARAVAGRLADVVKSALG
- the coaA gene encoding type I pantothenate kinase, giving the protein MITSPPRSSTPDDATERTGPDGSAPRSAHRRTPEASPYVDLTRAEWSALRERTPLPLTADEVERLRGLGDVIDLDEVRDVYLPLSRLLNLYVGATSNLRGTLNTFLGDAGNGHGAQQGTPFVIGVAGSVAVGKSTVARLLQALLARWPEHPRVELVTTDGFLYPMKELQRRGLTSRKGFPESYDRRALTRFVADIKAGKDEVRAPVYSHLIYDIVPGEELVVRRPDILIVEGLNVLQPALPGKDGRTRVGLADYFDFSVYVDARPEDIERWYLGRFRKLRETAFQNPFSYFRKYTQVSEEEALEYAQTMWRTINRPNLLENVAPTRGRATLVVRKGPDHKVQKLSLRKL